In a single window of the Dinghuibacter silviterrae genome:
- the ytxJ gene encoding bacillithiol system redox-active protein YtxJ, translated as MNWIDLTDASGVDRLVEQSKTRPQVIFKHSTRCSISSTAKFRLESAKGSETVDFYYLDLLSYRSLSGLIAERFGVPHASPQVLVIKDGRCVFDESHLGIRMDEILAQAAA; from the coding sequence ATGAATTGGATCGATTTGACCGATGCCTCGGGCGTTGACCGGCTTGTCGAGCAGTCAAAAACGAGGCCCCAGGTGATCTTTAAGCACAGTACCCGCTGTTCGATCAGCAGTACTGCGAAGTTCCGCCTGGAAAGTGCCAAAGGAAGTGAAACTGTGGACTTCTATTACCTGGACCTCCTGTCCTACAGGAGCCTGTCCGGGTTGATCGCCGAACGTTTCGGGGTGCCCCATGCCTCTCCGCAGGTATTGGTCATCAAGGACGGGCGGTGCGTGTTTGACGAAAGCCACCTGGGGATCCGTATGGACGAGATCCTGGCCCAGGCGGCCGCATAG
- a CDS encoding efflux RND transporter permease subunit, with product MIRAALKRPITILVMFMGLLLFSVMAVRSIPVDIFPQLNLPVIYVIEQYGGMSARQMEGFFATRMQDQFLYVNGVKNIESKNIQGLSLIKLTFYENTDMAEASAQVALQVNRTMAFFPPGALPPQVIRFDASSLPVGELVFSSKTRTLADIFDLAMTRIRPLFATIPGLTAPPPFGSNARTMVINVDPQKLQAFNLSADQVVNAITRNNTMTPSGNLRMGKIMYVTSVNSLEDSVRNFDDIPIQSQGAATVYVRDVAKVEDGTDVTVDYSLVNGKRSVYMPIVKTPDASTLTVVNTLKERIPEMKSLLPADVEVSYKFDQSVFVINAAKSLMTEGILGAILTGLTVLLFLRDWRSSLVVIITIPIAILGAVFFLHLCGQTINIMTLSGLSLAIGILVDESTVTIENIHQHLEMGKSKQLAIWNACQEIAFPKLLILLCILAVFAPAFVMNGVPKAMFLPLSLSIGFAMIVSFLSSQTIVPVISNWLLREEMYRHAHKEENDYFGIVKQALADRLKKWMPRRKLVVMIYLAFTLTGAGLCLVIIGKDLLPKNNVGQLQLRLREPDGTRLEVTERATKGVLDILDSTVDHHIDVTSAYVGLVPSSFGTSNLYIFNSGTHEAVIQVNLDDHFKGNVEELKDQLRKNILARYPELHLSFEPIELTEKIMSQGASTPIEVRVAGKNIENIEQYADRLVDTLSHISFLRDVQIAQPLKFPVVNIAADRQRIAMMGLNLRDVSKSITDLTSSSRFTDKNLWLDNRNSYTYQTQVEVPEYMMTSLEQLRNAPLVAGQVRPILSDVASLRIDTLPGEYDRAGPRRFVTVSANIYKKDLGAATNAVQKAINSLGTPPSGMVAQIKGMSSLLTETLDSLQSGLLAAIIVILLLLAANYQSFGMAISVLSTVPAVLIGSMTLLLATGATLNLQSYMGIIMSIGVSVANALLIVTNAEHLRLEYKDPFKAAIASASMRFRPILMTTLAMIVGMIPMASGLGESGDQTAPLGRAVIGGLIASTFSALLIIPLVFGWIQQKKTFASVSLLPEDEEPMALTLTA from the coding sequence ATGATACGAGCAGCCTTAAAAAGGCCCATCACTATCCTGGTGATGTTCATGGGTCTTTTGTTGTTCTCCGTGATGGCCGTGCGTAGCATACCCGTTGACATCTTCCCCCAGCTCAACCTACCGGTCATCTATGTGATCGAGCAGTACGGAGGGATGTCCGCCCGCCAGATGGAAGGTTTCTTCGCGACCCGCATGCAGGACCAGTTCCTGTATGTCAACGGTGTGAAAAATATCGAAAGTAAAAACATCCAGGGGCTCTCCCTGATCAAGCTCACCTTCTACGAGAATACCGACATGGCCGAGGCCTCCGCCCAGGTGGCCCTGCAGGTCAACCGGACCATGGCCTTTTTCCCACCGGGCGCCCTGCCACCCCAGGTCATCCGTTTCGACGCTTCTTCCCTACCCGTGGGCGAACTCGTCTTTAGCAGCAAGACCCGGACCCTGGCGGATATCTTCGACCTGGCCATGACCAGGATCCGCCCCCTGTTCGCCACCATCCCCGGTCTTACCGCTCCCCCGCCCTTCGGGTCCAACGCACGGACGATGGTCATCAATGTGGATCCCCAAAAACTCCAGGCATTCAACCTCTCTGCCGACCAGGTCGTGAACGCCATCACCCGGAACAACACCATGACCCCTTCCGGGAACCTCAGGATGGGCAAGATCATGTATGTCACCAGTGTGAACTCCCTGGAGGATAGTGTCCGGAATTTCGACGACATCCCTATCCAAAGTCAGGGAGCGGCGACGGTGTATGTGCGGGACGTAGCCAAGGTGGAGGATGGGACGGACGTAACGGTCGACTATTCCCTGGTGAACGGAAAGCGTTCCGTCTATATGCCCATCGTCAAGACCCCCGATGCCTCCACCCTGACGGTGGTCAACACGCTCAAAGAACGTATCCCGGAAATGAAAAGCCTGTTGCCGGCGGACGTGGAGGTGAGCTATAAATTCGACCAGAGCGTTTTTGTCATCAACGCCGCCAAAAGCCTGATGACCGAGGGCATCCTGGGGGCGATCCTGACGGGTTTGACCGTTTTGCTTTTCCTCAGGGACTGGCGGAGCAGCCTCGTGGTCATCATCACCATCCCGATCGCCATCTTAGGCGCCGTGTTTTTCCTACACCTCTGCGGGCAGACGATCAACATCATGACCCTGAGCGGTCTTTCCTTAGCCATCGGTATCCTCGTGGATGAATCCACGGTGACTATAGAGAACATCCACCAGCACCTGGAAATGGGTAAGTCCAAGCAGCTGGCGATCTGGAACGCCTGCCAGGAGATCGCTTTCCCAAAGCTCCTGATCCTGCTCTGTATCCTGGCCGTCTTCGCGCCGGCCTTTGTCATGAATGGGGTCCCCAAGGCCATGTTCCTGCCGCTGTCCCTGTCGATCGGGTTCGCCATGATCGTCTCCTTCTTGTCGTCCCAGACCATCGTACCCGTGATCTCGAACTGGCTACTGAGGGAGGAGATGTACCGGCACGCACACAAGGAGGAAAATGACTACTTCGGAATCGTCAAACAAGCCCTCGCCGACCGGCTGAAAAAATGGATGCCCCGTCGAAAACTCGTGGTGATGATCTACCTGGCCTTCACGCTCACCGGGGCAGGCCTCTGTCTGGTCATCATCGGCAAGGATCTCCTGCCCAAAAACAACGTGGGCCAGCTCCAGCTCCGCCTCCGCGAACCCGACGGCACACGCCTCGAAGTCACCGAACGCGCCACCAAAGGCGTCCTCGACATCCTCGACTCCACCGTCGACCACCACATCGACGTTACGTCCGCTTATGTCGGCCTCGTCCCTTCCAGCTTCGGCACTTCCAACCTTTATATCTTCAACAGCGGTACCCACGAAGCCGTCATCCAGGTCAACCTTGACGATCACTTCAAGGGCAACGTCGAAGAACTCAAGGATCAGCTCCGAAAAAACATCCTGGCCCGATACCCCGAACTCCATCTCTCCTTCGAGCCCATCGAGCTCACCGAGAAGATCATGTCCCAGGGCGCTTCCACCCCCATCGAGGTCCGCGTCGCCGGCAAGAACATCGAGAACATCGAACAATATGCCGACAGGCTCGTCGATACCCTAAGTCATATCTCTTTTCTCAGGGACGTCCAGATCGCCCAGCCCCTCAAATTCCCTGTCGTCAACATCGCCGCAGACCGGCAAAGAATCGCCATGATGGGGTTGAATTTGAGGGACGTATCAAAAAGCATCACCGACCTGACCAGCTCCAGCCGCTTTACCGACAAAAATCTATGGCTGGACAACCGGAACTCCTACACCTACCAGACACAGGTGGAAGTGCCGGAATATATGATGACCTCCCTGGAACAGCTCCGGAATGCGCCCCTGGTCGCGGGACAGGTGCGACCCATCCTCTCCGACGTCGCCAGCCTTCGTATCGATACCTTACCCGGGGAATACGACCGGGCGGGACCGAGGCGTTTTGTCACCGTCAGCGCCAACATCTACAAAAAGGACCTGGGCGCCGCCACCAACGCCGTCCAAAAAGCCATCAATTCCCTAGGCACGCCGCCCTCCGGCATGGTGGCCCAGATCAAGGGAATGTCCTCTTTGCTCACAGAAACCCTCGACTCCCTTCAGAGTGGGCTCCTGGCGGCTATCATTGTCATCTTGCTCCTGCTGGCCGCCAACTACCAGTCCTTTGGCATGGCCATCAGCGTCCTGTCCACCGTACCGGCGGTGCTCATCGGCTCCATGACCTTATTGCTGGCAACCGGGGCCACCCTGAACCTGCAATCGTATATGGGGATCATTATGTCCATCGGCGTATCCGTCGCCAATGCGCTGTTGATCGTGACCAATGCAGAACACCTCCGGTTGGAATATAAGGACCCGTTCAAGGCCGCCATCGCCAGCGCCTCCATGCGTTTCCGGCCCATCCTGATGACCACCCTGGCGATGATCGTGGGGATGATCCCCATGGCGAGCGGCCTCGGGGAATCCGGTGACCAGACGGCACCGCTGGGACGCGCCGTCATCGGCGGGCTGATCGCGTCTACCTTTTCCGCCTTGCTGATCATCCCGCTGGTGTTCGGCTGGATCCAGCAGAAAAAGACCTTTGCCTCCGTTTCTTTGCTACCGGAGGATGAGGAACCAATGGCTTTAACCCTTACAGCGTGA
- a CDS encoding efflux RND transporter periplasmic adaptor subunit, with protein sequence MNRVTLLIPFIILLAACGHQQEADPAVASAAAPHYSLAAASKTPVEQVEQLPAQLAAYQEVSIFPKVNGYVQSVLVDIGSHVRQGQLLMVLVAPELEQATLQAKEKFERAKADFTISKEEYERLTEAAATPGAVSPLQLAAAKAKASADSSLANAERANWQQQQVMGSYLNVTAPFTGVITARNVHPGALVSAAAKDAPPMLELKQIEHLRLQVDIPEHIAEDLRNSDTLSFYLTAYPGKAFTGRIARKSMNISPQFRSERVELDVYNQSETLTPGMFATVLFTSKGNPSALSVPKSAVVTSTERKYVIVIIDGKTHKVDVSTGNQSASQIEVFGALNPGDSVIANANDEIKDNITIKQ encoded by the coding sequence ATGAATCGCGTTACATTACTGATACCCTTTATCATTCTCCTGGCCGCCTGCGGGCACCAACAAGAAGCCGACCCCGCGGTCGCCTCCGCCGCAGCGCCCCATTATTCGCTGGCCGCAGCCAGTAAAACACCAGTGGAACAGGTAGAACAGCTCCCTGCCCAACTGGCCGCCTACCAGGAAGTATCCATCTTCCCGAAGGTCAATGGATATGTGCAATCCGTCCTTGTCGATATTGGATCTCACGTCCGGCAGGGTCAGCTGCTCATGGTGCTCGTCGCCCCGGAATTGGAACAAGCCACGCTTCAGGCAAAAGAGAAATTCGAACGCGCGAAGGCGGACTTTACGATCAGCAAGGAAGAATACGAACGGCTTACAGAAGCTGCAGCGACACCGGGGGCCGTGTCTCCCCTGCAACTGGCCGCCGCCAAGGCCAAAGCCTCCGCCGACAGCTCCCTCGCCAATGCGGAAAGGGCCAATTGGCAGCAACAGCAGGTCATGGGTTCCTATCTCAACGTCACGGCGCCGTTCACAGGGGTGATCACGGCCCGAAACGTCCACCCGGGCGCCCTCGTCAGTGCGGCAGCCAAGGATGCGCCCCCCATGCTGGAGCTAAAACAAATCGAACACTTGCGTCTGCAGGTGGACATACCGGAACATATCGCGGAAGACCTTCGCAATAGCGACACCCTGTCCTTTTACCTGACGGCGTACCCCGGGAAAGCCTTTACGGGACGCATCGCCAGGAAGTCGATGAATATCTCGCCTCAATTCCGGAGCGAGCGGGTGGAACTGGATGTGTATAATCAAAGCGAAACCCTTACGCCGGGTATGTTCGCCACGGTATTGTTCACGTCAAAGGGGAATCCCAGCGCGCTATCCGTTCCCAAATCAGCGGTCGTCACCTCCACCGAACGGAAATACGTCATCGTCATAATAGACGGGAAAACCCACAAGGTCGACGTGTCCACGGGCAATCAGTCCGCCAGCCAAATCGAGGTCTTCGGAGCGCTGAACCCCGGGGATTCCGTCATTGCCAACGCCAACGACGAAATCAAAGACAACATTACCATCAAGCAATAA
- a CDS encoding efflux RND transporter permease subunit: MIRAALKRPITILVLFMGLLLFSIMALRKIPIDIFPQLNLPVIYVIEQYGGMSARQMEGFFATRMQDQFLYVNGVKNIESKNIQGLSLIKLTFYESTDMAEASAQVALQVNRTMAFFPPGALPPQVIRFDASSLPVGELVFSSKTRTLADIFDLAMTRIRPLFATIPGLTAPPPFGSNARTVVINVDPQKLLSFNLSADEVVNAITQNNAMTPSGNLRVGNIMYVTSVNSLEDQVKEFGDIPIKSNGSTSVFVRDVAKVEDATDITVDYALVNGKRSVYMPIVKTPDASTLTVVNMLKDKIAEMKSLLPPDVDVSYKFDQSVFVINAAKSLMTEGILGAILTGLTVLLFLKDWRSSLVVIITIPISVLGAIFFLNLTGQTINIMTLSGLSLAIGILVDQATVTIENIHQHLERGKSKRRAILDACQEVAFPEFLILLCILAVFAPAFVMNGVPKAMFLPLSLSIGFAMIVSYVAAQTLVPVISNWLLKHGGPLVPHGDDAATAHSEPHATQVGDGAATAQEAQSAHGAHAQEEGFFQRMKDALHSRLEKWMPRRKTVVLLYLGLSLTGAAVCLTVIGKDLLPKSNVGQLQLRLREPDGTRLEVTERATKGVLDILDSTVDHHIDVTSAYVGLVPSSFGSSNLYIFNSGTHEAVIQVNLDDHFKGNVEELKDQLRKNILARYPELRLSFEPIELTEKIMSQGASTPIEVRVAGKNIENIEQYADRLVDTLSHISFLRDVQIAQPLKFPVVDINVDRQRLSLMGLSLDNISKSITDVTSSSRFTNKNLWLDDRNSYTYQTQVEVPEYMMTSLEQLRNAPLVAGQMRPVLSDVATIRIDTLPGEYDRSGPRRFVTVSANIYKKDLGAATNAVQKAINSLGTPPSGMVAQIKGMSSLLTETLDSLQSGLLAAIIVILLLLAANYQSFGVAISVLATVPAVLLGSLVILLATGATLNLQSYMGIIMSIGVSVANALLIVTNAENLRLEYKDPFKAAIVSAAMRFRPILMTSAAMIVGMIPMASGLGESGDQTAPLGRAVIGGLAASTFAALFMVPLVYGWIQQKTSFRSASLYPGDNEDEPGDLIQTTH; this comes from the coding sequence ATGATACGTGCAGCATTAAAAAGACCCATCACCATCCTGGTGTTGTTCATGGGCCTTTTACTGTTCTCCATCATGGCGCTCCGGAAAATACCCATCGATATTTTCCCACAGCTTAACCTCCCCGTTATCTATGTCATCGAGCAATACGGGGGGATGTCCGCGCGCCAGATGGAGGGCTTCTTTGCCACCCGCATGCAGGACCAGTTCCTATATGTCAACGGTGTCAAAAACATCGAAAGCAAGAATATCCAAGGCCTGTCCCTGATCAAGCTGACCTTTTATGAAAGTACCGACATGGCCGAAGCCTCGGCACAGGTCGCCTTGCAGGTCAACCGGACCATGGCCTTTTTCCCGCCGGGCGCCCTTCCGCCCCAGGTCATCCGTTTCGACGCCTCCTCCCTTCCGGTGGGTGAGCTCGTCTTTAGCAGCAAGACCCGCACCCTGGCGGATATTTTCGACCTGGCCATGACCCGGATACGGCCCCTTTTCGCCACCATTCCCGGGCTGACCGCTCCCCCGCCCTTCGGGTCCAACGCCCGGACGGTGGTCATCAACGTCGATCCGCAGAAGCTCCTGTCCTTCAATCTCTCCGCCGACGAGGTGGTGAATGCCATCACACAGAACAACGCCATGACGCCCTCCGGGAACCTCCGTGTGGGCAATATTATGTACGTCACCAGTGTGAACTCCCTCGAAGACCAGGTCAAGGAATTTGGAGACATTCCCATCAAAAGCAACGGCAGCACGTCGGTCTTCGTCCGCGACGTGGCGAAAGTGGAAGACGCCACGGACATCACCGTGGACTATGCCCTGGTGAACGGCAAACGGTCCGTATACATGCCCATCGTCAAGACGCCGGACGCGTCCACACTTACGGTGGTCAACATGCTCAAGGACAAGATCGCCGAGATGAAAAGCCTGTTGCCGCCGGACGTGGATGTGAGCTATAAATTCGACCAGAGCGTTTTCGTCATCAACGCTGCCAAAAGCCTGATGACCGAGGGCATCCTGGGGGCCATCCTGACGGGTTTGACGGTTTTACTTTTCCTAAAGGACTGGAGAAGTAGCCTGGTGGTGATCATCACCATCCCGATCTCCGTTTTGGGGGCCATTTTTTTCCTCAATCTGACAGGCCAGACGATCAACATCATGACGCTGAGTGGCCTGTCCCTGGCCATCGGTATCCTCGTCGACCAGGCCACCGTGACGATAGAAAACATTCACCAGCACCTGGAGCGGGGCAAAAGTAAGCGGCGCGCCATCCTGGATGCCTGCCAGGAGGTTGCCTTCCCGGAATTCCTGATCCTTCTTTGTATCCTGGCGGTGTTCGCCCCGGCCTTTGTCATGAATGGCGTACCTAAGGCCATGTTCCTGCCGCTGTCCCTGTCGATCGGGTTTGCGATGATCGTGTCTTATGTGGCGGCGCAAACGCTGGTGCCGGTGATCTCGAACTGGCTGTTGAAGCACGGCGGGCCGCTGGTGCCGCATGGCGACGACGCAGCTACCGCGCACAGCGAACCACATGCGACGCAGGTCGGCGACGGTGCAGCCACCGCGCAGGAGGCGCAGAGCGCCCACGGCGCCCACGCGCAGGAAGAGGGCTTCTTCCAACGCATGAAAGACGCGTTACACAGCCGCCTCGAAAAATGGATGCCGCGGCGGAAGACGGTCGTCCTTTTGTACCTGGGTCTTTCGCTGACCGGCGCGGCGGTCTGTCTGACGGTGATCGGCAAGGACCTCCTGCCAAAGAGCAACGTAGGCCAGCTCCAGCTCCGCCTCCGCGAACCCGACGGCACACGCCTCGAAGTCACCGAACGCGCCACCAAAGGCGTCCTCGACATCCTCGACTCTACCGTCGACCACCACATCGACGTTACGTCCGCTTATGTCGGCCTCGTCCCTTCCAGCTTCGGCAGCTCCAACCTCTATATCTTCAACAGCGGTACCCACGAAGCCGTCATCCAGGTCAACCTTGACGATCACTTCAAGGGCAACGTCGAAGAACTCAAGGATCAGCTCCGAAAAAACATCCTGGCTCGCTACCCTGAACTCCGTCTCTCCTTCGAGCCCATCGAGCTCACCGAGAAGATCATGTCCCAGGGCGCTTCCACCCCCATCGAGGTCCGCGTCGCCGGCAAGAACATCGAGAATATCGAACAATATGCCGACAGGCTCGTCGATACCCTAAGTCATATCTCTTTTCTCAGGGATGTCCAGATCGCCCAGCCTCTCAAATTCCCCGTCGTCGACATCAATGTAGACCGGCAGCGTTTGTCCCTGATGGGGCTTAGCCTGGACAATATTTCCAAGAGCATCACCGACGTGACCAGTTCCAGCCGGTTCACCAATAAGAACCTGTGGCTGGACGACCGGAACTCCTACACCTACCAGACACAGGTGGAAGTACCGGAATACATGATGACCTCCCTGGAACAGCTCCGGAACGCGCCCCTGGTTGCAGGACAGATGCGGCCCGTCCTCTCCGACGTCGCCACCATCCGTATCGATACCTTGCCCGGGGAATACGACCGGTCGGGGCCGAGGCGTTTTGTCACCGTCAGCGCCAACATCTACAAAAAGGACCTGGGCGCCGCCACCAACGCCGTCCAAAAAGCCATCAATTCCCTGGGCACGCCGCCCTCCGGCATGGTGGCCCAGATCAAAGGGATGTCCTCCCTCCTGACCGAAACCCTGGATTCGCTTCAAAGCGGGCTCCTGGCAGCCATCATCGTCATCTTGCTCCTGCTGGCCGCCAACTACCAGTCCTTTGGGGTCGCCATCAGTGTCCTGGCAACGGTGCCGGCGGTGCTCCTGGGCTCGCTGGTCATCCTCCTGGCGACCGGGGCTACCCTCAATCTGCAGTCGTACATGGGGATCATTATGTCCATCGGCGTATCCGTCGCCAACGCGCTGCTGATCGTCACCAATGCGGAAAACCTGCGGCTGGAATACAAAGATCCCTTCAAGGCCGCCATCGTCAGCGCCGCTATGCGTTTCCGGCCCATCCTGATGACCAGTGCGGCCATGATCGTGGGGATGATCCCTATGGCGAGCGGCCTCGGGGAATCGGGCGACCAGACCGCCCCATTGGGGCGCGCCGTCATCGGCGGACTAGCCGCCTCGACTTTCGCCGCTTTGTTCATGGTCCCCCTCGTGTATGGCTGGATACAGCAAAAAACATCCTTCCGGTCGGCTTCCTTGTACCCTGGCGACAATGAAGATGAACCAGGTGATCTTATTCAAACTACTCATTAA
- a CDS encoding TolC family protein has translation MIIQHIRRFYLCAVLGLVSGAAFSQATGSTAATTAQDSTGGPLSVLVDAATRHLPLLSQKKALVSSAQAGVSYARNSFLPSAMALDEVNMASANSLPGAYESFGIIPSVSSSVRSAENWQAATGNIGVLYSEYELVNFGLRKAKVSNAQSLVGVRQADLDFQTYLLEEQVSKLYFELLKSKYQLAVDQQNILRYSTVDTVIHALTFSGIRAGVDSSLAQAELSKARVAYNERLGTIAQLTQEMAYLTGLAPDKVSVDTMATHPMMPSLDTPAGSNPFLNYYLQQKQYYLSSETLVKKSYLPKIILSGGAWGRGSSIAYNDQYKDMGTGLGYQRYNYMVGLTFAYNLFDPVHRRDALTQARFETQSTDYALQQEQLDLNSAAAQAQEAIREAEANLREIPIQIKAAGDAYNQKLAQYRAGLINLVDLTEATYVLYSAQISYAETLNNWYLANLDRATATGNLNQFIQSIK, from the coding sequence ATGATCATTCAACATATACGAAGGTTCTACCTGTGCGCCGTCTTGGGACTCGTGTCGGGAGCCGCCTTCTCCCAGGCTACGGGTTCGACTGCGGCTACGACTGCGCAAGACAGCACGGGCGGCCCCCTGTCTGTCCTCGTCGACGCCGCCACCCGCCATCTTCCCTTGCTGTCTCAGAAAAAGGCCCTGGTGAGCAGTGCGCAGGCAGGTGTTTCCTATGCCCGAAACAGTTTTCTGCCCAGCGCCATGGCGCTGGACGAGGTGAATATGGCATCCGCCAATTCCCTCCCGGGGGCTTACGAGTCTTTCGGCATCATCCCCTCCGTGAGCAGCAGCGTTCGCAGCGCGGAGAACTGGCAGGCGGCCACCGGGAACATAGGCGTGCTGTACAGCGAATACGAGCTCGTCAATTTCGGCCTTCGGAAAGCAAAGGTCAGTAACGCTCAGTCGCTCGTCGGCGTGCGCCAGGCCGACCTGGATTTCCAAACCTATCTCCTCGAAGAACAGGTCAGCAAGCTCTATTTCGAACTCCTGAAGAGCAAATACCAATTGGCAGTCGATCAACAGAATATCCTCCGTTATTCGACGGTCGATACCGTGATCCACGCCCTGACCTTCAGCGGCATACGGGCAGGGGTCGATTCATCCCTGGCCCAGGCGGAGCTGTCCAAGGCCCGGGTAGCCTATAACGAGCGGCTGGGCACCATCGCCCAGCTTACCCAGGAGATGGCCTACCTCACCGGCCTGGCTCCGGACAAGGTAAGCGTAGATACGATGGCGACACACCCGATGATGCCTTCCCTGGATACCCCCGCGGGTAGCAACCCCTTTCTCAACTATTACCTTCAGCAAAAGCAGTATTACCTGTCCTCGGAAACCCTGGTGAAAAAAAGCTATCTGCCCAAGATCATCCTTTCCGGGGGCGCCTGGGGCCGGGGCTCCAGCATAGCGTATAACGATCAGTACAAGGACATGGGCACCGGCCTGGGCTACCAACGGTACAACTATATGGTTGGGCTGACATTTGCTTATAACCTTTTCGACCCTGTCCATCGGAGAGACGCGCTAACGCAAGCCCGCTTCGAAACCCAATCCACGGACTACGCCCTTCAGCAGGAGCAATTAGACCTGAATTCGGCCGCAGCCCAGGCCCAGGAGGCCATCCGGGAAGCCGAGGCCAACCTCCGGGAGATCCCCATTCAGATCAAGGCCGCCGGTGATGCGTATAACCAAAAACTGGCACAGTATAGGGCCGGCCTCATCAACCTGGTGGACCTGACCGAAGCGACCTACGTCCTGTATAGCGCCCAGATATCTTATGCCGAAACGCTCAACAACTGGTACCTGGCGAATCTCGACAGGGCCACCGCGACAGGCAACCTCAACCAATTTATTCAAAGCATCAAATAA